In Candidatus Woesearchaeota archaeon, the DNA window ACGAACAGCGATATTTCATTAAGCAAAATATTCGATTACCAGATAATTGAAAAGCCAAAAGCAAGAATAAGGAATATTGAATATTCTAATACTGTTTATTCCTGGGAAATTTTCAGCGTGAACTTCACTGTTGAAAGAACTTTTGGAGAGCCGAAAAACATAACAATCTCGCTTGAGCCGGCGGGAATCACTGAAATCGCATATTCTGAAAATGTTGAGAAGGAAATTCCGGTTATTGCAGAGATAAACCCAAAAAATCTAAAGCCCGGGTTAAACTATATCAGGATAATTGTAAAATTTGCAGATGATTACGGAAAAAACTATTCTGAATCAAAAGAGATTGAGATTAACATACGCGGCGGGATTATGCACTGGATAAGGTTTTCATTATACAAAATTGAAGATTTCATACGGGGAATATTTTAGGCAATTTAAGAAATTCCGATTGATTATCTTGAAGTTTTCTTTTTAACGCGCATTTCCTCAAAATAAAATGAGGAGCCGCAAATCATAAAATACATGAAAACAGATGAAAATCCAAGCGGGTAAAGCGCTCCCGCAGATTCCGACGATTTAAGGATAATTGCTAAAATCAAAAAGGACGCCAGCGCAGATGCAACTATCGGAAATTCTTTTTTTGGACTTCTGCCTTTTGAAAGCAAAAACACCAATGATGAATAAATGATTAATCTTAAAGCGGGGGAAATACTGAAAAGATTCATTAACAGCGCAAAGGAAATTATGGCAAGAACTTTTGAGGCAATAAAGAGATAATTGCGGAAAATCACTTCTTCCCTGCACAATGATGAGAGGAATTTTCCTATGAAGAAACCGAGAGAAACTATCCCCCCTGAAATTATTCCCCTTAAAAACATGCTAAGCATTGCAAAACCTCATTTAATCATACGTTTTCATTTGTAAAAATGTCCAGTTCAGACAAAACATCCTTTCCTGCGGCAGGGAAAAACTTCACTGTTCCTGCATGCTCATGCCCTCCGCCGTGAATTCCCCCGTACGGAATCTTTTCGTTAAGGCGCCTGATAAGGCTGATGACATTAAATTTTGAACTCTGAGATGACCTGAGCACAATGTAATCCTGGGCAATCCCTCTTGTTATTATCTCCCTTCCTGAAAACCTTGAAATCATAATCTCGTGCGCTATCCCAGTTATCTTGCCTGGAGCAGGCGCCTCGCCCCTGAACCCGATTTCAGAGAGATTTATTGTTGCAACAACTGTTTTTCCGATTTCCCTTGTCTCTGAAAAATGCTCAATGGCTCTTGTGATTTCCGCCTTATTGAAGTCAACCTCCTTTTTTATTATCTCAACAAGCTTCTTCTGCTTTTCAAGGTCCTCTCCAAGAAGGTCATTTACAATTACCCTTCCCTCAACTCCAAAGAGGTAATATGCCTGAAAATCCACGCATTCGGCAACAGATTTCAGATATTCAAAAGAAAACTGCCTTTCAGCAATCTTAAGGTATTCTGAAAACTCCTTTGATGAGCTCTTGTCAGCTATTCCTGAAATTGCCGGGAGAAAATCTATCTTTTCTCCCTCAGGATTGATTATTCTTGCAAGCTCTGATGCAATCATCCCCGCAGTAAGATTTCCGTCTCCTCCTGCAAGGTAAGGGTTTATGTGCGAATCAACAAAATCATCAACTCTGCACCTGCCGTTTTCTATCTCTCCGGGGTTATGGTGGTCTATTATTACAACCTGCGCGCCGTAAATCCTTACGTTCCTGATTGATGGGATGTCCTCTCCTGTGCTTCCGAAATCAACGAGTATGATAAGCGGCTCCTTAACGCCGAATCTTTCAATGTCAGAAAGGTTCATGCTTATGTCCCTGAGGGCATCAGAATACTCGTAAAACGGAGCCCTGCTTGGCGCCCTTCTGTAATAAAACCATCTGGAACTCTCGCGCTTCTGTTGCTTTGCAATAAGCGGAAGTATCGCCCTTTCAAGCGCAATCCCCCCGCAATAGCCGTCGCAGTCAGCATGATGCCTTATTATTATGGGCTTTCCCTCAAACACTGCCCTGCGTATGATTGTTGCTGTTTTCATAAAGATGGCGCTCATTCTGGAAAGAAGACCGGACTTTATGAGAAAATCCGTCTCTTTTGCATCTGAACCTGAACGCTCCTCAATATTTTTCATAACATCCTCAGCTGACTTTCCAAAAAGCTTCTCAAATGAGATTATCTCTGCTTCGATTAAACCGCTGTTGCTTGAAAGCATAAGCTCTGCCTTGACTAAATCCTTCTCTTTAATCTCAGGATATGGATTTCCCGCCCTGCTAAATCTTTTTGCCGGCATCACTGCAGTGCCGTCATAAAGATTGAATATAAAAAGCCCTGATGCATTGAAAATCCGGTCTACCCTGCAGAAAGACAATATTCTCTTCCCAAAATCTGATTCTGAAATTGATGAAAACCTTAATCTCTCCCTTGAAATCTGAAACTTGTCTGTAAGAAGCTCAAATTCCGCCTTATCCGGAAGCACAATCTTTGTTGGCGAAACCACAACCTCGCTTCCTTCAGGCAGCTCAACTGTTTCCTTATCGCTTCTGGCAATAATCCCCCTTATGTTGTCGCTAAGATGAACATAACCTGCCCTGAAAACGCCAACATAGTTTTCCCCGAATTTCAGGGATGAAAGCTCTGCACTCTTTCTCAGAGAATATGCCTTAAGCATCAAATCACCTTACCGGACCTTCTAAATCAGCGTGCCCCCACTGAACAAGCAGGTCTACCCCTGCGCCATCAAGATTTGGAACATCGCATGCGCCGAAGCACGAGCCCGCCCAGACAACAACTTTGCATCCGGTGCGTTCCTCTATCTTCTGCTGTATAAATGATGCGCGCCCCTTCAAGCCAGAAGGAAGCTGAATGCATACAATTGCTGCCCTGCTTTTTATGATTTTCTCAAAAATATGTTCAAGCTCAAGCTCGTAATCCATATCATCTGAATCATTTTTCCCGAAAACATTCATAACAAAATAGAAACCTGTCCATTATAAAAAACTTACTGAGAAAACCGCAGATAAAGAATCACTTCTTCTTTATGTTTTTTTCAAGCTCCTCAATCTGTTTTTTTATCTGGATGACTTTCTTTAAATTATCATCCCTGTCCATAAGAGAGCCGCATTCCGGGCACTTGAAACTGTAGGACATTGCCTGCTCAAAATCAATTCTCATGCACTTGTTTATGCAGACAAAGAAGGATTTGCCGTCCTCCCGTTCAAGCATTTTTTTCAGCTGCTCAATCTTTTTCTCCTGCATTTTTCCATAAAGGTGGGAAATGCGCTCAACATCAAAGGTCCAATAGTATATGTACCATCCCTTGACCTTGTCTTTTTTCCTTATAGAATATACCAGGTTTGACTTGTGGAGCTCATACAGAAGATTTCTTGTCTGGTTTATGTCCTTATGAATCCTGTCTGCAATGTCATATTCTGAAACCGAATTCTTCTTAAGCAGGATTTTAACTACGGACAGCGCCTCTATCC includes these proteins:
- a CDS encoding DHH family phosphoesterase, with translation MLKAYSLRKSAELSSLKFGENYVGVFRAGYVHLSDNIRGIIARSDKETVELPEGSEVVVSPTKIVLPDKAEFELLTDKFQISRERLRFSSISESDFGKRILSFCRVDRIFNASGLFIFNLYDGTAVMPAKRFSRAGNPYPEIKEKDLVKAELMLSSNSGLIEAEIISFEKLFGKSAEDVMKNIEERSGSDAKETDFLIKSGLLSRMSAIFMKTATIIRRAVFEGKPIIIRHHADCDGYCGGIALERAILPLIAKQQKRESSRWFYYRRAPSRAPFYEYSDALRDISMNLSDIERFGVKEPLIILVDFGSTGEDIPSIRNVRIYGAQVVIIDHHNPGEIENGRCRVDDFVDSHINPYLAGGDGNLTAGMIASELARIINPEGEKIDFLPAISGIADKSSSKEFSEYLKIAERQFSFEYLKSVAECVDFQAYYLFGVEGRVIVNDLLGEDLEKQKKLVEIIKKEVDFNKAEITRAIEHFSETREIGKTVVATINLSEIGFRGEAPAPGKITGIAHEIMISRFSGREIITRGIAQDYIVLRSSQSSKFNVISLIRRLNEKIPYGGIHGGGHEHAGTVKFFPAAGKDVLSELDIFTNENV
- a CDS encoding diphthamide synthesis protein, which translates into the protein MNVFGKNDSDDMDYELELEHIFEKIIKSRAAIVCIQLPSGLKGRASFIQQKIEERTGCKVVVWAGSCFGACDVPNLDGAGVDLLVQWGHADLEGPVR